The Mesomycoplasma flocculare ATCC 27399 genome includes a window with the following:
- a CDS encoding PTS sugar transporter subunit IIB, with translation MKIKCVCGSGLGSSLLLELNVKSVLEKLKINYDSVEHTNISSFDSFGVDLVIIGADVAPSLAFDKSKMVILTNILSKEELEIKLKKTLKIT, from the coding sequence ATGAAAATTAAATGTGTTTGTGGTTCAGGACTAGGATCTTCACTACTTTTAGAGCTAAATGTTAAATCTGTCCTTGAAAAATTAAAGATAAATTATGACTCAGTTGAGCATACTAATATTTCCAGTTTTGATTCTTTTGGTGTTGATTTAGTTATAATCGGCGCTGATGTTGCCCCAAGTTTAGCTTTTGATAAAAGTAAAATGGTAATTTTGACTAATATTTTATCAAAAGAAGAACTCGAGATAAAATTAAAAAAAACTTTAAAAATAACCTAA
- a CDS encoding PTS ascorbate transporter subunit IIC, producing MNFGLWLLNFLKDFVGTPALLVGLFSLIGAVAMRKSFSQIIISSFKVSVGFLVLGGGAGVLVSSLNFFQPLFQRVYNLNGVIPNNDAFAGALTESLPSIATLGSLIMVIAMILNIILATFSRLKYVYLSGHVLYYSSLMLAVVMYTSGYDFQNNSSDFAMALIAGSSILAIYMVVSPSVQQKYMFQITGTNEIALGHTGGFGYALSGLIGQGIAKIAKKKPLSTEEIKFPQSLYFFRNTLVSISLTVFLFYIFAFLPAGILYELGKFDKAADAGVISILAQKNWVVTMIISAFTFTAGVEIILFGVRLFIGELVPMFKGFSDKLIKNAKVAVDCPVVFPYAPNAIIIGFISSFFAGIIGFFITLGLGYSALIPAIILPGLVPHFFLGATSGVFGNIKGGIWGAVIGSFVGGLIITFIPVFFGLGNWVPLVTNELGNLIKGTNKQSLITLNWGDTDYFIGYIPGILGLIPKAGKYIILGLSLFVYFVFIIDGIIKKHFKNRAKPA from the coding sequence ATGAATTTTGGCCTCTGACTTTTAAATTTTTTAAAAGATTTTGTGGGCACACCGGCGCTTTTAGTTGGACTTTTTAGTCTAATCGGCGCAGTTGCAATGCGTAAAAGTTTTTCACAAATCATTATAAGTTCCTTTAAAGTTAGTGTTGGTTTTCTTGTCTTAGGTGGTGGTGCTGGAGTTTTAGTTTCCTCACTTAATTTTTTCCAACCGCTTTTTCAAAGGGTTTATAATTTAAACGGGGTGATTCCAAATAATGATGCTTTTGCTGGCGCTCTCACTGAAAGTCTGCCAAGTATTGCTACTTTAGGCTCGCTAATTATGGTGATTGCAATGATTTTAAATATTATTCTTGCAACCTTTTCGCGACTAAAATATGTCTATCTTTCTGGGCATGTTTTATATTATTCGTCACTGATGTTAGCCGTTGTTATGTATACTTCGGGTTATGATTTTCAAAATAATTCGAGTGATTTTGCAATGGCATTGATTGCTGGATCAAGTATTTTGGCGATTTATATGGTAGTTTCACCGTCAGTTCAGCAAAAATATATGTTCCAAATTACCGGCACAAATGAAATTGCCCTAGGTCATACTGGCGGATTTGGTTATGCCCTTTCAGGACTAATTGGTCAAGGAATTGCAAAAATTGCCAAAAAAAAGCCACTTTCAACCGAAGAAATTAAATTTCCCCAGTCACTGTATTTTTTTCGAAATACTTTAGTTTCAATTTCACTGACAGTTTTCTTATTTTATATTTTTGCTTTTTTACCTGCAGGTATTTTATATGAGTTAGGAAAATTTGACAAAGCTGCCGATGCAGGTGTAATTAGTATTTTAGCACAAAAAAATTGGGTGGTTACAATGATAATTTCGGCTTTTACTTTTACGGCCGGAGTTGAAATTATCCTTTTTGGAGTTAGACTTTTTATTGGTGAATTAGTGCCGATGTTTAAAGGATTTTCTGATAAATTAATTAAAAATGCAAAAGTTGCTGTTGATTGTCCAGTGGTTTTCCCTTATGCCCCAAATGCGATAATTATTGGCTTTATTTCTTCTTTTTTTGCCGGAATTATTGGATTTTTTATTACCCTTGGACTTGGATATTCAGCACTTATTCCGGCAATAATTCTACCAGGACTTGTACCTCATTTTTTTCTAGGGGCAACTTCTGGAGTTTTTGGAAATATCAAAGGCGGAATATGAGGGGCAGTTATTGGTTCTTTTGTTGGTGGGTTAATTATCACTTTTATTCCTGTATTTTTTGGTCTTGGAAATTGAGTGCCATTAGTTACAAATGAACTTGGAAATTTAATAAAAGGGACTAATAAACAATCACTAATTACGCTAAATTGAGGAGATACTGACTATTTTATTGGTTATATTCCCGGGATTCTTGGTCTGATTCCAAAAGCTGGGAAATATATAATTTTAGGTTTGAGCCTTTTTGTTTATTTTGTTTTCATAATTGATGGAATTATTAAAAAACACTTTAAAAATCGAGCTAAACCCGCTTAA
- a CDS encoding PTS sugar transporter subunit IIA, producing the protein MELFNEKLTKFVQISNWIQAIYEGVKILVENKIATFDLEKAIIEQTKKFGAYYVLEEGVALLHAPVGNYCLKVGVSILVLDKMIVFNNQSDKKAKIIFTLSAPNADDHIYLIKEFATFFGNSSFKKEIYAANSITEFYKIIKKYKGLKNEN; encoded by the coding sequence ATGGAACTTTTTAATGAAAAACTTACTAAATTTGTGCAAATAAGTAATTGAATTCAAGCCATTTATGAAGGTGTAAAAATCTTAGTAGAAAATAAAATTGCAACATTTGACCTCGAAAAGGCAATTATCGAGCAAACAAAAAAATTTGGAGCCTATTATGTTCTTGAAGAAGGAGTTGCACTTTTGCATGCCCCAGTTGGGAATTATTGCCTAAAAGTTGGAGTTTCGATTTTAGTTCTTGATAAAATGATAGTTTTTAATAATCAAAGCGATAAAAAAGCAAAAATTATTTTTACCTTAAGCGCACCAAATGCTGATGATCATATCTATTTAATTAAGGAATTTGCCACTTTTTTTGGAAATTCATCTTTTAAAAAGGAGATTTATGCGGCTAATTCAATTACGGAATTTTATAAAATTATTAAAAAATACAAAGGTTTAAAAAATGAAAATTAA
- a CDS encoding beta/alpha barrel domain-containing protein: MKKILKMLAKKKKKKSKIKFGVFLPQRRLKIDYSQSIMALNLFSVIKILKKLQILGLKYCHIDFADGIYVPNFGANYQIAEYLIKLFPKIEFDAHLMCVNSIEKIEKLVKIGFRTIFLPAEQITKSSFEKLNQNFPDINFGLMIQAKQKIKHFSEIISLAKVVLLMTINKIGGVGEMLNSKLFSKIEQIRFLNKEIKIYTDGGLRKYNWNDFLRKKVDVAIGGNIIFSYENFLEFSKLWQKTKKCN, encoded by the coding sequence ATGAAAAAAATTTTAAAGATGCTTGCAAAAAAAAAAAAAAAAAAAAGTAAAATTAAATTTGGGGTATTTTTACCCCAAAGGAGGCTAAAAATAGATTATTCCCAAAGTATTATGGCACTAAATTTGTTCAGTGTTATCAAAATTTTAAAAAAATTACAAATTTTAGGCTTAAAATATTGTCATATTGATTTTGCAGATGGAATTTATGTGCCCAATTTTGGTGCTAATTATCAAATTGCTGAATATTTAATTAAATTATTCCCAAAAATTGAATTTGATGCACATTTAATGTGTGTAAATTCAATTGAAAAAATTGAAAAATTAGTCAAAATTGGCTTTAGGACAATTTTTTTACCTGCTGAACAAATTACAAAGTCAAGCTTTGAAAAATTAAATCAAAATTTTCCGGACATAAATTTTGGTCTAATGATTCAAGCAAAACAAAAAATTAAGCATTTCAGTGAGATAATTTCCCTTGCAAAAGTAGTTTTATTAATGACTATAAATAAAATTGGAGGGGTGGGTGAGATGTTGAATTCCAAACTATTTTCAAAAATTGAGCAAATTCGCTTTTTAAATAAGGAAATTAAAATTTATACTGATGGTGGCCTTCGAAAATATAATTGAAATGATTTTCTAAGAAAAAAAGTGGATGTTGCAATTGGAGGTAATATAATTTTTTCTTACGAAAATTTTTTAGAATTTTCAAAACTTTGGCAAAAAACAAAAAAATGCAATTAA
- a CDS encoding MurR/RpiR family transcriptional regulator yields MSINLINQLSLLLKQNRNFIDKEIAGFLLSNIEKIMSLKLKIIAENANCSTASVIKFCKKLGFKGLKDLLPALDRNYSYLNFQNKRYSENKINQKNQILSKYHMMIMNNLDKIYNLNYNSMIKFVKLLQKTRHIMLFGKGSNLESINIFANYLSKLQYHIDYHYDFEVQQKWTEKSIDSSVCIFFSFSGMHSIIDELVSKMRAKSCIIVSFTGNFESNLYKQSLISFLTFKNEDVLENHTSARISFIYLVMQIINLLKN; encoded by the coding sequence ATGAGTATTAATTTAATTAATCAACTTTCATTGTTATTAAAACAAAATCGGAATTTTATTGATAAGGAAATCGCCGGTTTTTTGCTTTCAAATATTGAAAAAATAATGTCCTTAAAATTAAAAATAATTGCCGAAAACGCAAATTGTTCAACTGCTTCAGTTATAAAATTTTGTAAAAAACTAGGTTTTAAGGGGCTAAAAGATTTATTACCAGCTCTGGATCGTAATTATTCATACTTAAATTTCCAAAATAAACGTTATTCTGAGAACAAAATTAACCAAAAAAATCAAATTTTAAGTAAATATCATATGATGATAATGAATAATCTTGATAAAATTTATAATCTAAACTATAATTCGATGATAAAATTTGTAAAATTATTACAAAAAACTCGACATATAATGCTTTTTGGGAAAGGTTCAAATTTAGAATCTATCAATATTTTTGCAAATTATTTATCAAAATTACAATATCATATCGATTATCATTATGATTTTGAAGTTCAGCAAAAATGGACTGAAAAATCAATCGATTCAAGTGTTTGTATTTTTTTTAGTTTCTCCGGAATGCATTCAATAATTGATGAATTAGTTAGTAAAATGAGAGCAAAAAGTTGCATAATTGTCTCTTTTACTGGAAATTTTGAAAGTAATTTATATAAGCAATCTTTAATTAGTTTTTTAACTTTTAAAAATGAAGATGTTCTTGAAAACCACACTTCTGCACGTATTTCTTTTATATATTTAGTAATGCAAATTATTAATTTGCTGAAAAATTAG